Sequence from the Kribbella aluminosa genome:
CTGGCAAGTGAATCAGACGCGGTGTGTCGACGAAGGGCTGGGCAACTCGTCCTACCTGGTCGAACCTGGGCGGTATGGACGCGCGCTGGCCGTCGGACCCGTCGCTGGAATTTCTACGGGCGCTCGCCTGTGCGGTATGAGCGCGGGCGGCGGTCGATCTGACGGCTGGCGTTCGCGGCCGATACCTCCAGTTGCATGCCGACCTTTCTGTCCGGTGCGGTCCATGCTCGCTGCGGTGGACGGAGCGCGGCTGTCTGGCATCCGCCGCGGTGCGGCCGTGCAGTTCCCGGCACGTAGGCCTGGCGATGGTGTGACGAGATCGACCTGGGTGGCCTGACCGTGCGGCACCCTCCGCGACGCCGGGGCCTAACACGGCGAGCAGCTGTCACTTCGAGCTCCGCGACGGGACGGCGCAGTGGGGGTGTTCACCGGCGGGTCAGTGATCGTCGGCGGCGCTCGCTCGCACCGATCTGGCCGTGCCACTGATCAGACCGAGCAGCTGACCCGGTTGCAGTACCGGTCGCTGCAACGGCTGGCCGCGTTGCCGGACGCAACAGCAGTCCTACCGACTCATGGTGCGGGATCGTTCTGCTCAGCTCCTCAAGGCGGTGAACGAGTCTCCACCATCGGCCAGGAGAAGCGAGCGAACCCGCTGCTGCAGGTGCGAGACGAGGACGAGTTCGTCGGGCGCTTGCTCGCTGGGCTGGGGACCTTCCCGCCCTACTTCCTGCAGTTGCCGGAAGCCAATCGCCGGGGTCCTGCCCTGATCGAGGAAGACCAGCAGGTGCCGGCGCTTCCCGCCGAAAGCTTCACAGCTGCGGTCTCGTCGGGCGCCGTGGTGATCGATGTGCGCCCGGTCCGCGACTTCGCCGCCGGCCACGTCGCCGGTGCGATCTCCATCCCGCTACGGGCACAGTTCGCTTCCTGGCTCGGGTGGTTGCTGCAGGCCACCACGCCCTACCTGGTGATCCGCAACCGCGACCAAGACCTCGGCGACCTGGCCTGGCAGGCGGCAAAGATCGGCTTCCGACTTCCCCTCGGCGAACTCGCCGGTGGAATGCCCGGATGGAACGGCGCGACCGCCACCACGCCCTTGCTGAAACCCGACCAGGTCGGCGACAGCCACGTCCTCGACGTCCGCCAGGACAGCGAGTTCCATGCCGGGCATCTCCCGGGAGCCGAGCACCTCGAACTCGGCGCGTTACGTGACCGCGCAGGGGATGTCGATGCCGGGCCGGTGGTGGTGATGTGCGGGCACGGCGAGCGAGCAATGACCGGCGCCAGCATCCTGCAACGCGCGGGCCACCGCGGCGTACAGGTGCTAGACGGCGGCCCGGACGATTGGTCCGTCGCCACCGGCCGGACCCTGAAATGACTACCGAAGCCAAAGCCCCGCGACTGGGGCTGCGCGCCAACCTTGCCCAGTTCGTGTTACTGGTCGCGGTCAACGCCCTGGTCGGCGGGATGCTCGGCCAGGAACGCATCGTGTTGCCGCTGCTGGCCGACCAGACGTTCGGACTCACCAAGTACACCGGGGCATTGACCTTCATCCTCGCCTTCGGTGCCGTGAAGGCCGCCACCAACTTCTTCGCCGGCACCTGGTCCGACCGCTACGGCCGCAAACCGGTTCTGGTCGCCGGGTGGCTGATCGGGCTACCCGTGCCGCTGTTGCTGATCTGGGCCCCGAACTGGGGTTGGGTGATCGCCGCCAACGTGCTCCTCGGGATCAACCAGGGACTGACCTGGTCGACGACCGTGATCATGAAGATCGACCTCGTCGGCCCAGCCCGGCGGGGCCTGGCGATGGGGCTCAACGAAGCCGCCGGCTACCTCGCCGTCGCGGCCACCGCGATGGCCACCGGCTACCTGGCCGACGCCTACGGTCTGCGACCCGCGCCGTTCCTTCTCGGCGCCGCGTTCGCCGCGCTCGGCCTCGGCCTGTCCACCCTGGCCGTGCGTGAGACCCGCGGCCACGCGCACCACGAAGCGGCACGCGGCACTCCGACCCCGGGTGGCGATCTGACGACCGCGCAGGTCTTCACGCTGACCAGCTTCAAGGAACCAGCGCTGTCCTCGGCGTCGCAGGCCGGGCTGGTGAACAACCTGAACGACGGCATGGCCTGGGGTCTGTTCCCGATCCTGTTCGCCGCCCATCACCTGTCACTGGCCCGGATCGGTCTGCTCGGTGCGCTCTACCCGGCCGTTTGGGGGTTCGGGCAACTTGCGACCGGCGCACTGTCCGACCGGTGGGGGCGCAAAGGGCTGATCACGGCCGGGATGCTGCTGCAGGCGGGCGCGCTGGCCCTCGTCGCAGCAGGCGACACCTTCGGGCAATGGCTCGTCGCGGTCACATTCCTTGGTCTTGGTACGGCGATGGTCTATCCCACGCTGCTGGCCACGATCGGCGACGTCGCGCACCCCGCCTGGCGGGCACGTGCCGTCGGTGTGTACCGGTTGTGGCGCGACGGAGGCTTCGCCGTCGGTGCGCTGCTCGCCGGCATCATCGCCGACCTGTGGGGCATCCCCGCGGCCGTGTGGACCGTGGCCGCCCTGACCGCACTGTCCGGCCTCGTCGTGGCAGCGCGCATGTACGAAACCCACCCGAGGAGAAACCGGTGACTCATCCGGCTCTAGCCGACGGTCCGATCTACCTGGACTACAACGCCACCACCCCCGTCGACCCGCGGGTGACCGAGGCGATGACGCCGTACCTGACCACCTTCTTCGGCAACCCCTCCAGTAGCCACGCGTACGGTGCTGATCCCCAGGCCGCACTGGCCGCCGCCCGCGCGCAAGTCGCCGCCCTGATCGGCGCCCGACCCAGCGAGGTCGTGTTCACCGGCTCAGGGTCCGAAGCGAACCTCCTGGCGCTGCGCGGAGTCGTTCTCGCCTCCGGGCGGCCGCGGCCTCATGTGATCACCCAGGCCACCGAACACCCAGCGATCCTCGAGACCTGCCGAGCACTCCAGCGGCTGCACGGCGTACGGGTAACCGTGCTGCCGGTCGACGCCGACGGCCTGGTCGACCCCGCCGCACTGGTCGACGCTCTGGACGACGACACCGTCCTGGTCTCGATCATGGCCGCGAACAACGAAACCGGCGCGCTGCAGCCGATCGCCGAACTCACCGAACTCGCTCACCGGCACGGTGCCTTGTTTCACAGCGATGCCGCCCAAGCCGCCGGCAAGGTCCCGGTCGCCGTCGATCAACTCGGGGTGGATCTGCTCACTGTCGTCGGCCACAAGATGTACGCACCGAAAAGCACCGCGGCCCTGTACGTGCGTGGCGGCGTTCAACTGGAACCGGTCGTCTACGGCGGCGGCCAAGAACGCGGCCTCCGGGCCGGCACCGAGAACGTCGCCCTCGCCGTGGCCCTCGGCACCGCCGCCGAACTGGCCGTGGACGAACTCGCCGGCGGCCGCGCCGATGAACTGGCACAGCTACGCGACCTCCTGCGCGAGCGCCTCTCCGACGCCCTGCCCGGACGGGTGCACCTCAACGGCCCCGAAAGCGCAAGGTTGCCCAACACCCTCAACGTCAGCATCGATCGGACCCGGGGGCATGAGCTCCTCGCTGCCGCGACCGGCGTCGCCGCCTCCAACGGCTCGGCCTGCCACAGCGGCACCCACACCCCATCGCCCGTACTGAGCGCCATGGGCCTCGACCACGAACGTGCTCTCGCCGCCGTCCGGCTCTCGCTGGGCCGGTGGAGCAGACGCGAGGAAATCGAGACAGCGGCAGCTGCAATCACCAAAGCGGCCACCGCGCTGCAGCGGCCGCACAACGCCCAACCGTGATCGACGAAAACCAGGAGAGGCATGACCGACACCAACGAGCAGGGACTGTCCACCCGAAGCGTGCACGCCGGCGAAACCCGCGATCCGCAAGGAGCCATCCACACCCCGCTCTACACGCATTCCACGTTCGCGTTCGACTCCACCGCCGACCTCCTCGACGTCGTCGAAGGCCGCAAACCGGGCAACCTCTACACCCGCTACGGCCTCAACCCCACCATCCGCTCAGTCGAAGCCAAACTCGCCGACCTCGAAGGCGGCGAACAAGCTCTAGGCTTCTCCTCCGGTATGGCCGCCGAAGCCGCGACATTCCTCGCCCACACCCGCACCGGCGAACACATCGTGTGCATCGGAGACGTCTACGGAGGCACCTTCGAACTCCTCGGGGACAACCTGCCCCAGCTCGGCATCACCACCACGTTCCTGCGCGCCGACGAAGTCGACCGACTGCCCGACGTACTGACCGCCAGCACCCGGATCGTGTTCTTCGAGACACCGTCCAACCCCACCCTGGACCTCTTCGACATCGCCGCGATCACCACCCACGCCCATGCAGCCGGTGCGCTGACCGTTGTCGACAACACCTTCGCCACTCCCGTCAACCAGAACCCGCTCCACCACGGCGCAGACCTCGTCATCCACTCCGCCACCAAGTACCTCGGCGGCCACTCAGACCTGACCGCCGGCGCACTCATCGGACCAGCGGAACTGCTGGCGCCGGTCGCCATGTGGCGCAAGAACCTCGGCCAAATGATCGCGGCCGAAACCGCCTCCCTCCTCGCCCGCTCCGTCCGCTCGCTGCCTGTTCGGGTCCGCGCACAAAACGACACCGCCGCAGCCGTCGCCGCGTTCCTCGCGACCCACCCGCGCGTGAGCCGAGTCAACTACCCAGGACTGGCCACGGGCGACGCCAAACAGATCTACGACACGCAGATGCGCGGCGGCGGTGGAATGCTCAGCGCCGTCCTCGACGCCACGGCCGATGAAACCGCCGCCGTCGTAGACCGGCTCCGGCTGTTCGCCATCGCCCCAAGCCTTGGCGGGGTAGAAAGCCTCATCACTCAACCGATCACCACCACCCACCACGGCCTGGCCCCGGACGAACGCGCCAAACGCGGCATCGCCGACAGCATGATCCGCCTATCCGTCGGCCTCGAAGACGCCGACGACCTCATCCAAGACCTGACCCACGCACTCGCTGACAACTAACCCACTACCGCCTGGTCGTGCACCAGTCCGGTGAACGGCCAGGCTCACGGCCCAGATGGCCACGATCGGCCCGAGTAGGTGCCGGCCGGTCAGGTGCTCGGCTCGAGGCGCGCCTTCAGCCGGGCCATGTTGCGCACCATCTCTTTGCGGGACTGCGGCCGCACAAGCAGCGGTACAAGAATCTTCCCGATGCCGTGTCCCTCGAAGTCCAGATCGATCGTGACCCGCGAGGCGTTCCGGCCGGCCAGTGGCTCGACAGTGACGTGCACCCTCGAACGGATCGGACCGTCGACACCGTGCACCGCCCACGCGCCAGGCGGATCGAGCACGGTGACCTCGGACGTCACCTTCCGCTCACCGCCACCGATCTTGCGGGTGGTGACACATATCGATCCGACGGATGTCGGGCCGCCGTCCATGTACCCGTCGACCAAGTTCTCCTGCCACTCGGCGAACCGAGCCGGGTCGGTGACATAGGCGAACACCTCCTCCGGCGCACCGGCGACCTCCACTTGCGACACGATCGATCCCATTTTCATCCTCACTTCTGTTCGGGTCGGCTGCGGGCGGAAGGGCCATTGCTTGTATGACGAACGGCGGGCCTTCGATATCGACACCGTGCCCCCAACCGCTGCCGCTGGTCTACAAGCGCTGTCATGCCTGGTCGGTCGCCCCAGCCCTCATCGCGGTACGGCCGCATCGACCAGACCCCCTCGACCACCGGCTCCTGACCGCCAGCCACAGCTTGACGAGTTCAGCGAAGAAACCCGTCCCCACTTCAACTCGTATCTAGCTCCGCCGCGCCTGCCGTGCTGGCCGGGCAGCTGTTCGACAGCCCGGGACAGCTCCAACCCGACCGGCCGGAGCAGCTCGGGCGCCACCTTGCCCACTCCGCCAGTGTTGCCCTAGGCAACGCTGTACGCCAGCCCAGTCAGGCCGCAAGTACGTTGCTGGATCGCCTCAACTGAACAGCTGAACGGCATACAGGCCGCCGAGCACCATCGCGAGACCACCCGGCAACAGACGCAGAATCGTTTCGGGCAGGCGGGGCCGGAAGTGGGCGCCGAGGTAGCCGCCGATCAGGCCACCGAGTCCGCACGCCAGACCGAGAGTCCAGATCGGCGCAATGTTCCCGCTGGTGGTGAGCGCCAGCAGCGAGTAGGTGACCGCGCCCACGGCCGAGGTCAGGAACGTCGAGGCGAGAGCGGCTGGTGCGACTTTCGCGATCGGTACGCCGCGGCCGACCAGGAGCGGACCGAGCAGTGATCCGCCACCGATGCCGTAGATGCCACCGACCACTCCGACAGCTAGGGCGAGGAGGGTGACCGAGCGCGGTGACGGCTCGGCACCTGACCGCTCGGGCGAAGGGCGCACAGCGCGGATACAAAGCCAACTGCCCAGCGGCAAGAGCAAGGCGGCGACCAAGAGCCGGAACGCCCCGGGGCCGGGGATGGCGAAGACCCTGATGATCGCGCCGACCACCACGCCTGGCAGTGTTCCGAGGATCAGCCGCCGCGTGAGCGTTCCGCCGAGCTCCCCGCGTCGGCGGTATCGCAGCAGGGCGCCCGGGCCGGCACAACGTTGAACAACAGATTGGTCGGTGTCACCGCCGGGCTGGGTACCCCCAGGACGCTGAGCTGCACCGGCAGCAGGAAGACCGCACCCGACACTCCAACCGGGGCGGTGACGACCGCGATCAGCAGACCCATCGCGAAGCCGAGCAGGCCCGTGGACCAGGTCACTACCCGTTCCCCAGCGTCATCGGGCCAGTATCGAGCTCGCGGCGGCCAAGCCGCGGACCGTCCGCCAATTGGCACAGACCGACGAGAGGACTTGCATCTGGTACGTAGGTACGGATTTACCGTCGAAGCATGAGCACCGAACCTCGAGTAGGGCAGCGGCCAGCTGGGAGCGACCGGCACGCTCGACGGCTCTCGCAGCTGGGAACCTTGACTCTGTAGCTGGGTCCAGGGTTGAGGATGAAGATATGCGAACCAGCGAGCTGGCCGGCCGGGCTGGAGTGAATACGGAGACGTTGCGCTACTACGAGCGCCGCGGGCTGCTCACCGAGCCGCCGAGGACTCCCGGCGGCTACCGCGACTACCCACCAAGCACGGTCGAACTGCTGCGGTTCATCAAACGCGCCCAAGAACTCGGCTTCACTTTGGACGCGGTCGAGGAACTACTCCACCTCGACAACGGCGGCCCGGAGGCCTGCGACGGGGCCCGCGCCCTGGCCGAACACCGACGCGCGGATCTGGCGGTGCGGATCCGCGACCTGCAACGGATGCACGACTCGCTCGCCCGGCTGGTCGCGACCTGTGACCTGCCCCGCGCCGACCGCAGTTGCGCGCTGCTGGAAGCGATCGACCACCGCCCGGAGGCGACCAGATGAAACTCGAAGTGCTGCACGTCCGCGACTGCCCCAACCTGCCGCTGATGCTGCAACGGCTCGCCGAGGTCACCGACCTGCCGGTCACGACCAGGCTGATCGAGTCCGACGACGACGCCGCCCGATTCGGCATGGCCGGCTCGCCGACCCTGCTGATCGACGGCACCGACCCCTTCACCACAGCCGACGACTGCGCATGCGGAGTGTCGTGCCGCCTCTACCGCGACGAGCACGGCCGGATCGTTCCCGCCCTGTCGATCGACCAGCTACGTGCGGCGATCACGGCAGCCGGCCGCATAGACGACTCAGCGCCCAGGGAGGTACTGAGCGCCTGGCGCACCCGCGCGCTCCCGCTGGATCCAGTCGAGAAGGCGGTACACCAGACGATCCTGCGCGCCTTCGCTACCAACGGCGCCCCACCCACGGCCGCAGACCTGGCCCTGGTCGCGGCCGACGGCGCCAAGACCACGGCCGAAGTGCTGACCGCGCTGCACGAGGCCGACGCCATCCGGCTCGCTCCCGACGGCCAGGTCGCAGTCGCCTACCCGTTCTCCGCCACGCCGACCCGGCACCGCGTCCGCATCGTCGACCCCGGCGGCGGCGGGGTCGACGTCTACGCGATGTGCGCGATCGATGCCCTCGGCATGGCACCCATGCTTGGCCGAGACACCCGGATCGAGTCCGTCGACGTAATCACCGGCCAGCCGATCACGGTCACCACCACCGACGGGCGCACCACCTGGCAGCCCGCGGCGGCGGTCGTGTTCATCGGCGCCGATGCCGGCGGCGGCCCGTCAGCTGACTGCTGCTGCGACTACCTCAACTTCTTCGCAGACCACAGCGCAGCACAGGCCTGGACCAGCAGCCACCCCGGCATCCCCGGACAGATCCTCAACCAGCCCGACGCCGAAGAACTCGCAGTCCGCCTTTTCCAGCCGCTCCTCGCGACCTGACACGGCCCCGGCTAGGGCAGGTGACGGTCGATGCGCCGCAGCAGCACCAACACACCGGCGCCGACGGCTGAAACGTCTCCTCCGCAACGGTCATACCGCCATCATCAGTCCAACCACGCCCAGCAACACTGGAACATGGCCGGAGTCCTCGCCGGTGCGACTCCTCGCAAGCACTTCACCATTACACTGATTCGTGTAATAGTGGTGTCATGAGTGATCAAGTGGCGGCGGCCGTGCGGCGGCCGGTGTTGGCTGAGCGTGCGTTGATCGACCCGGTGGATGCGTCGCGGTTGGAGGGTCTGTTCAAGGTGTTGGCCAATGACACTCGTCTGCGCTTGCTGCATGCGCTGGTCCGCGATGGGGAGTTGTCGGTGAGTCAGCTGGCCGAGGCTGTGGAGTTGAAGCCGCAAGCGGTGTCCAACCAGCTGCAGCGTCTGGTCGACAAGGGAATTTTGGCGTCGCGCCGCGACGGTAACCGGATCTGGTACCGCATCGATGACCGGTGCGTGGTGGGCCTGATCGATCTCGCTTGGTGCCTCACCGACTCGACCGCTTGACCCCGCGCGGCACCCGGGGTCACCGCATTTCAACCACACCAGCGACATCGAAGGGTTCCGTCATGCCTGTTTCAGAAATTCACCAAGCCGAGGTCGCCGAACTGATCGCTGCCGGCGACGCCGTCCTGGTCGAGGCGCTACCTGAAGATGTCTACGCGCAGGGTCATCTGCCGGGAGCGGTGAACATCCGGCCCCGGCGTGTTGTCGAGCTGGCCAAGACACTGCTGCCCGACCTGGACCGACGCGTCGTTGTCTACTGCGGCAGCGCCGACTGCGACGCGTCGCTGCGGGTCGCCCAGCGGCTGGCGGAGCTCGGTTACCGCGACGTGCACCGCTACACCGGCGGAAAACAGGACTGGATCGACGCCGGCCTGCCGATCGAGAAGCCCGCCCGGCGATCGCTCGACCAATGCTGCTGACTACTTCCGCACCCGGGCGGCCTCTCATCGCTGAGCCGATGGGCGAGATCGAGGCGGCCGGGGCGGCGGCCTCGTTCAGGGCACTTGGCGACCCGGTACGGCTGCGGCTGCTGTCGGTGATCGCCTCGTGTGAGACCGACCCGCTGTGCGTGTGCGAGCTGGCCAGCGGGTTCACCGTCACCGGCCCCACCATCAGTCACCACCTGAAGGTCCTTCGCCAAGGCGGACTGATCCACAGCGACCGTCACGGCAACCGGATCAACTACCGTGCCGATCTGATCGCGCTGAACCGCCTCGGCGCCCTCCTCACGACCTGCGACGAACAGCACGAGGGTGAGGCATCGTGATCGAGTCCGCGCTGGACCTACTGGGCCGTGTCATCGGCGACGTGTGGACAACCTTCACCAACGTGTGGCCGTTCCTGGCCGCGAGCATCATCGTTGCCTCGGTCCTGGTCGTGTATGTCGGCACCGACCGGCTGGCGACCTGGCTGCGCAAAAGCACCCCAATCGCCGTTGTCGGCGCGGTGGCGCTGGCGACACTGACACCGTTTTGTTCGTGCGGAACCACCGCAGTCGTGCTCGGCGCGATGGCCTCCCACGTTCCATGGGCACCGGTGGTCGCGTTCATGGTGTCCTCGCCGCTGACCAGCCCCGAAGAACTCGTTCTGTCGACCGGCCTGTTCGGGGCGCCGTTCGCGCTGACGTTCTTCGTCGCCGCCATCGCTCTCGGCCTCGTCGCCGGCGTCGTCACCTTCCTCATCGAGCGCACCGGCTGGCTTGCCGGCCAGGCCCGGATGAGCAGCGGGCAGAGCGACACAGCCTGCAACAGCAGGTGCGAAGCCCCGTCGCAGGAAGCCGGCCCGGAGCCGTCATGCTGTGCAGTCGAGGCACCAGCGGGTGAGGCTGGACCGGTGCAGACGCTGGCGACTCCAGTCCGGCGTGCCCCGGCACTTGCCCGGTACAAGATCGACGTGCTGGTACGGGAAATTCTCATCACGGGCCGGCGTCTCGCCTTGTTCTTCTTCGGTTTCGCGACCTTGGGCTACCTCCTGATCGAAGCCATCCCAACCCGGTGGCTCACCGACTACCTGGGCGGAGACTCCGTCCTGGCCGTTCCGCTGGCTGCGCTGATCGGCATCCCGGTCTACCTGAACACCGACGGATCCCTCCCGCTGGTGGCGACCCTGATGGACGGCGGCATGGGCGCCGGCCCAGCGCTGGCGTTCCTGATCACCGGTGCCGGCACCAGCATCGGCGCGATCAGCGGCATGCTCCTCATCGCCCGCCGCCGCGTCGTCGCCCTGGTCGTCGGACTCCTCTACCTCGGCGCCGTCACGCTGGGCTGGCTGGCGCCCCTGTGGCTCTGAACCAGCCGCCCGCGTTAACGAAGCCGGTCAACCGGCGTTGGTACGACGGTAGCGGAGCACCGCGGCCGGAACGGTGACCACCAGCAGCACGGCGATCCAGGCCAGCGCCCGCCACACATGCTCAGCCGTCGGGCCACCAAGCACCAGGGCGCGCAACGCGTCGACCGTGACGGTGATCGGGTTGACGTCGGCGAAGGCCTGCAGCCAGCCCGGCATCGTGGCGACCGGGACGAACGTGGAACTGGTGAACACCAACACGATGACCGGCATCAGCCCAGCCAGCCCCGCCGTCTCCGCGTCGTGAACCAGCAAACCCACCAGCGCGTTGATCCACGAGAAGGCGACACCGATCAGCAGCGCCAGGCCGATCGCGCCCGCCGCGGGCCGCGGCTCCGGCGTGGAAGCGGAACCCGATCGCGTATCCCACACCGGTCATCAGCAGCAGCACGAACAGGTTGCGCACTGCGTCGGCCACCGTCCGCCCGGCCAGCACCGCCGACCGGGTCATCGGCAGCGCACGGAACCGGTCGATCATTCCGGTGGCCAGATCGTCCGCGATCGCGACCCCGGTCTGGGAGGCACCGAACGCGATTGCTAGCACGAAGATCCCCGGCAGCAGGAAGTCGACGTAGTTCTCGACACCGGGCGGGTGGATCGCGCCGCCGAACACGTAGGTGAACAGCAACACGAACAGCACCGGCTGCACGGTGGCGAACGCGATCAACGTCGGCACCCGCATCAGCCGCCGCAGGTTCCGGCCCGTGATCACCGACACGTCGCCCAGAAACCACCGCAGCCCCCGTGCTCTCGCGGCGTCTGTGGCAGTTGCGGGATCAACTGATTGCGGGACAGGCGTCGCCGCGTCGGTCGTCATCACAGGCTCCGGGTCTCGGCAAGATCCGTGGCTGGTCCAGCTGTGGCTGACTGGCCGGTCAAGGCCAGGAAGACATCATCGAGTGACGGCCGGCGCAACGCCACGTCGGTTACCCGCAACTCGGCCGCCGCCAGCCGGGCCACCGCGTCGCCGAGCACACCTGGGCCGTCGGCAACCGGAAGCACCACCGTGCCTTCGCCGCAGTCGACGGCCGGTGGGCCGGAACCGAGGTCCGCGACGGTCGCCGCCAAGGCGGCCGGCTCGACGCCCGGTGCCGCCCGCAGCTCGAGCCGGTCGCCACCCACCTGCGCTTTCAGTTCGTTCGAAGTTCCGGTGGCGATCACCCGGCCGGTGTCAATGACCGCGATGGTGTCAGCGAGGTGGTCGGCCTCCTCCATGTACTGGGTGGTGAGCAGGACCGTCGTGCCCTGTGCGGTCAGTGCGGCGATCGTGTGCCACAACCCGATCCGGCCACGCGGATCCAGGCCGGTTGTCGGCTCGTCCAGGAACAACACCGACGGCCTGGCCACCAGGCTGGCCGCG
This genomic interval carries:
- a CDS encoding ABC transporter permease, whose amino-acid sequence is MWDTRSGSASTPEPRPAAGAIGLALLIGVAFSWINALVGLLVHDAETAGLAGLMPVIVLVFTSSTFVPVATMPGWLQAFADVNPITVTVDALRALVLGGPTAEHVWRALAWIAVLLVVTVPAAVLRYRRTNAG
- a CDS encoding ATP-binding cassette domain-containing protein — translated: MGELAIVAEGLVKQFGAVEALSGVDLQVPTGSILGLLGPNGAGKTTAVRVLATLLRPDAGRARVAGLDVVRQAAAVRRRIGLAGQYAAVDPYLTGRENLQMIGRLSGLTRASARRRADELLDTFDLGAAADRVLRSYSGGMRRRLDVAASLVARPSVLFLDEPTTGLDPRGRIGLWHTIAALTAQGTTVLLTTQYMEEADHLADTIAVIDTGRVIATGTSNELKAQVGGDRLELRAAPGVEPAALAATVADLGSGPPAVDCGEGTVVLPVADGPGVLGDAVARLAAAELRVTDVALRRPSLDDVFLALTGQSATAGPATDLAETRSL